From Nitrospirae bacterium CG2_30_53_67:
TCTGGGGTCATCCGCCCGCTCAGATTGAGAATCTCGATCCCCACCACTGTACCTTCCGCGTTGAAATCCAGAACCACGCCAGGCTGTACCTCTTCCGATTCAACGATGGAAGCTTCATCCAATCGGAAATAGAGTGCGTCATTTTCTTTATCCACTTTTAACCTCATGATTTCCTCCTTGCTCGACGGTCAAAGAACGCCGTAACCACTTTCTAACGGGAGGCTACTCGCCGTCTCGTTGAATGGCTTGTTAGATGCTTCTTTATTATTTTTGATTTTAGAGGGTATCTCTCAGGATTTTCGAGGTTGTCAATTTCTAAATCAACATCCAAGTCAGGCCAGTATAAATGATAGCCATGAAGCAATTGAACATTCTGTATGGAATTTAATGTCTGGTCTTTAAAATAAGGGTAATCCTTATAACTCAAAAAGTATTCCTTTTCTTTTTCTTTTACAAAGAGCCAAATTCCAAAGGGTGTTATATTTTCAACGCTTATTGAAATGCCTTTGCCATGCTTTAATGATTTCATTTTTATGCGCCTCAACAATTTTTTGAATTTCGTTCAGCTTTCTCGGGTTCAATCCATGAGATATAGCTAATGATATTATGGGTTCTATCCAAAATTTAGCTTCTCCATCCTCACATGTTACATGGATATGGATTCTATCCTCTTCGTTTAAAAGGAAATAAAATCTATACCCTTTTTCCCTGAAAATTGAAGGACTCATACCAGTTTTATTTTTTTATCAATTGGTTAAGATAAGTCAAATGGTATACTATGCATATACTTGTGTCAATTTAAAAGAATGTCTAACAGGGCGCCTGGCGCCGAGATGCAAATCTGACCGTACGTTCGGCTGATTGTCTTCTTCGATTTGTCATAGAAAAAATACCGTCTCTTTTCCTACGCCGGTTTGAAAAAGACCGCCCCGAGGGGAGGGATCACGATCTCGATGGAACAAGGTTTGCCGTGCCACGGGATCGGCTCGGAGCGGACCCCGCCCCCGTTTCCCAGGTTGCTCCCGCCGTAGAGGCCGGACTCGCTGTTGAAGATCTCACGGTAATAACGGTGTTCCGGCACCCCCACCCGGTAGGACCACCGCGCCACGGGTGTGAAATTGCACACCACCACGATATAGTCATGCCGGTCTCTGGCGAGTCGGATGAACGATACGATGCTGTTTTCCGTGTCATGCAGATCAATCCACTCAAATCCGTGGTGGTCAAAGTCGACCTGGTGAAGGGCCGGCTCCCGGACGTAGAGTCCGTTGAGGTCCCGGACGTAGTTCTGCAGGCGCTTGTGCTCCATGAAGCCGGACAAATGCCAGTCCAGACTCTGATCGTACCTCCATTCGTCCCACTGACCGAACTCTCCGCCCATGAACAGAAGCTTCTTCCCCGGATGGCCGTACATGAACCCGTAGTAGAGTCTGAGATTGGCCATCTTCTGCCAGACGTCGCCCGGCATTTTACTGAGCATCGACCGTTTCCCGTGGACCACCTCGTCGTGGGAGAGGACCAGCACGAAGTTTTCGGTGAAGGCATACAGGAGCCCGAAGGTAAGGTTGTTCTGGTGGTATTTGCGGTGGACCGGATCCCTGGAAATATACGTGAGGGTGTCGTTCATCCACCCCATGTTCCACTTCAGATCGAAGCCCAGACCGCCGAGGTAGACCGGCCTCGACACCGCGGGCCAGGCCGTGGACTCCTCCGCTATGGTGAGGATCCCCGGATAGTACTGGTGAACGACCTCATTGAATTTTTTCAGAAAGCCGATGGCCTCCAGATTCTCATTTCCCCCGAATTCATTCGGAATCCACTCCCCCGGCTTCCTCGAATAGTCCAGGTAGATCATGGAGGCGACGGCATCAACCCTCAGGCCGTCGATATGGTACTTCTCAAACCAGAACAGGGCATTGGAGATGAGAAAGTTTCTCACCTCGTTTCGACCGTAATTGAAAATCAGGGTCCCCCAGTCTCGGTGCTCCCCCCGGCGCCGGTCCTGGTGCTCATAGAGACAGGTCCCGTCAAAGAAGCCGAGCCCATGCCCGTCCTTGGGAAAATGTGCCGGCACCCAGTCGAGAATCACACCGATTCCGCTCTGATGGCACTGGTCGACAAAATACATGAAGTCATCCGGGCTGCCATGCCGGCTGGTCGGCGCAAAATATCCGATGGCCTGATATCCCCAGGAGGCGTCGAGCGGGTGTTCGTTGACGGGGAGGAGTTCAAGATGGGTATAGCCCATCTCCTTGGCATAGGGAACCAGCATCCGGGCCAGTTCCCGATAGGTCAGCATACGGTTATCTTCTTCCGGTTTCCTCGCCCACGAACCGAGGTGAACCTCGTAGATCGCGATGGGTGATTCGAACCAGTTGGTCTGCGGCCGCTTCTCCATCCAGTCCTCGTCCTTCCACGGGTGTTTTCTGATATCACAGACGATGGAGGCGCTCTTGGGCCTCTGCTCGAAACGGAACCCGTAAGGATCGGCCTTGACCGTCTCGAAGTTCTTATACTTCGACCGGACAAAAAACTTGTAGATCTCCCCCTCGCCGAGGCCGGGGATAAAGATCTCCCAGATGCCTGATGAGTTGAGAAAACGCATCGGATGCCTTCGGTTGTCCCAGCGGTTGAAGTCCCCGATCAGACTGACGTAGGTTGCGTTGGGCGCCCAGACGGCGAAATGTACGCCTCGAACCCCGTTCCGTTCGGTGGTGTGGGCGCCGAGTTTCTCATACTTCTGGT
This genomic window contains:
- a CDS encoding 1,4-alpha-glucan branching enzyme translates to MPWENDLALITQGRHGDPFSVLGMRLIGVEAQQSIEVTAFLPEAAKAWVVEEETGVRHPMAKIDPLGFFLARYFRSRIFPYRFRVETPEGETLEFKDPYSFGQVLTDYDLYLIGEGSHYQKYEKLGAHTTERNGVRGVHFAVWAPNATYVSLIGDFNRWDNRRHPMRFLNSSGIWEIFIPGLGEGEIYKFFVRSKYKNFETVKADPYGFRFEQRPKSASIVCDIRKHPWKDEDWMEKRPQTNWFESPIAIYEVHLGSWARKPEEDNRMLTYRELARMLVPYAKEMGYTHLELLPVNEHPLDASWGYQAIGYFAPTSRHGSPDDFMYFVDQCHQSGIGVILDWVPAHFPKDGHGLGFFDGTCLYEHQDRRRGEHRDWGTLIFNYGRNEVRNFLISNALFWFEKYHIDGLRVDAVASMIYLDYSRKPGEWIPNEFGGNENLEAIGFLKKFNEVVHQYYPGILTIAEESTAWPAVSRPVYLGGLGFDLKWNMGWMNDTLTYISRDPVHRKYHQNNLTFGLLYAFTENFVLVLSHDEVVHGKRSMLSKMPGDVWQKMANLRLYYGFMYGHPGKKLLFMGGEFGQWDEWRYDQSLDWHLSGFMEHKRLQNYVRDLNGLYVREPALHQVDFDHHGFEWIDLHDTENSIVSFIRLARDRHDYIVVVCNFTPVARWSYRVGVPEHRYYREIFNSESGLYGGSNLGNGGGVRSEPIPWHGKPCSIEIVIPPLGAVFFKPA